CGCCTCGATCGAGTCGTCGCTGTCGCTGAGGCCGGGCAGGATCGGCGCCATCAGCACCCCGACCTCGAAGCCGGCGTCGGTCAGTTGGCGCACCGCGTCCAGCCGTCGTCGAGGGCTCGGCGTGCCCGGCTCGACCGTCCGCCACAGCGCCTCGTCGACGAAGCCCACCGAGTACGACACCCCGACCCGGGTCACCGCCGCGGCCTGTCGCAGCAGCGGCAGGTCCCGCAGGATCAGCGTGCCCTTGGTGAGGATGGAGAACGGGTTGGCGAAGTCCCGCAGCGCCTCGATGATCGGCGGCATCAGCCGGTAGCGCCCCTCGGCCCGCTGGTAGCAGTCCACGTTGGTGCCCATCGCGACGTGCGCGCCCCGCCAGCGCGGCGCGGCCAGCTCCCGGCGGACCAGCTCCCCGGCGTTGACCTTGACGATCACCTTCCGGTCGAAGTCCGCCCCCGCGTCGAGATCGAGATAGGTGTGCGTATTGCGGGCGAAACAGTATCTACATGCATGAGTGCAGCCGCGGTACGGGTTGATCGTCCACTCGAACGGCACCTGCGACGTGCCGGGGACCCGGTTGATGATCGACTTGGCTCGCACCTCGTAGAACGTCATCCCGGCGAAGCCGGGGGTGTCGAAGGTGCGCGCCACCGCGCCGGGCAGCGCCAGCGGCAGGGGTGGAGTCGCCGGCGCCGACCCGTCGGGATGCCCCTCGTCCGGGGGAGCGGAGAGGTTCTCCCAGCGCATGGAGGTATTCGAACATGCGTACGAACGATCCGCAAGTGACCCTCCGGACACCGGTCCCCGCCGGCCGGCCGCCGGGTGGAGGATGGACCCATGGAGAGGTCGACCTTCGTCTACGACGGGGACTGCGCGTTCTGCACCCGGTGCGCCGAGTTCATCGAGCGGCGCATCCCGACCACCGCCCGGGTGGTGCCCTGGCAGTTCGCCGACCTCGACGCGCTCGGGCTGACCGAGGCCGAGTGCGAGGAGGCGGTGCAGTGGGTCGGCGCCGACGGCTCCCGGGCCGCCGGGCCGGACGCGATCGCCCGGCTCCTCGGCGACAGCGGCGCGCTCTGGCGGGTCGCCGGGGCCGGCCTGCGCATCCCGCCGGTCCGCCTCGCCGCCTGGCCCGCGTACCGCTGGGTGGCCCGCAACCGGCACCGGCTGCCCGGCGGCACGGCCGCCTGCGCCGTGCCGTCCGCCCGCCGCGACTGACCGGCCGACGGCCGTCCGCCCGCGCGGCCCGGCACGGCGTACCCGGGCCGGCCGATCCCACCGCGCAACCGGTGGTGGGACGGTCGTCGGCCTGCCGTGACGGGCGGCGGGACGGCCGTCAGCCGGCGACCCCTCCGCAGGCGGTCCCGTCCACGGTGCAGGCCGTCGGCGCGGAGGTCTGCGGTGGCCCGGTGACCCGGAAGGTCACCCGGACCTGACCCTGCCCGGCCACCAGGCCGGTCGTGTCGTCCGGGACGAACGTCCACGTCGCACCGCTCTGGGTGGCGCGGGCGCCGTCGACGTGGGTGACGTCGAGGGAGTCCCGGGGCAGCGTCACGACCAGCGTCCAACCGGTCGCCGGGACGGCCCCCGGGTTGTTGATCGTCACTGCGGCGCCGTAGCTGAGCAGTTGCGGGCTCTCGATGACGAAGTCGGCGCCCAACGCCGCCGGCGCGGGCGTCGTGGGGCGCGACGGCGGCGTGCCGTCCGGCGTCCCGGCGGGCGACGGGCGGGCGGGGGTCGACCGTCGCGGTCCCGACGACGGGCGGGCGGAGACCGACGCCCTGGGGGTGGCCGGTCCCGCCGTGTCCCGGGTCGCGACCGGCTCGGGCACGATCACCGCTCCGGCGGGCGGGGCCGGGTCCTGGGCGGCCGGCGCCAGCCGCTCCGGGTCGCGCAGCACCGAGGCCACCAGCAGCACCGCCGCGACCACCACGGCCAGCACGGCGAGCACCGACCAGCCGAGCAGCCGTGAGCCGTCGCCCCGGCCGGTGAGGGCCCGCCGGATCGCCGTGGGCACCGTGGCCGCGAGGTCCAGCACGACGACGGCCTTGGTACGCCGTGGTCGGGGCGACGTCGTCTGCACAGGCTCTCCCGTCGGGTGCGTCCGTCCGGCCGGGCCGGACGCCCACCGCGCCGACAGCACGGTGAGCAGCGTCTGGAGCAGTTCCCGGGACGCGTCGGCGGGCGGCGGCGGCTGCGGCACATCGATCGGTCCCGCCCGCGACAGTACGGCCAGCGGCCCCCTGGACGGGTCCCCGGGGGCAGGCGTGGATCGGTGGCGGTCTCCGTGGCCGGAAGCCGACGCGGTGCTCCCGGACCGTTCGGGGAGTTCCGCCGCCGGTCGATGCGGATCGGCCCCGGGCGGCGGACGGCCGGTGGCGGGGCCGTGCGGAGGATCCGCCGCTAGGACTGGGGCAGCGGCGTGGCGCGCACGTCGTCGACCGGGGTGGTGACGGCCTGCCCCGCCGTGTGGTCGACCGGATTCGGCGGATCCCGCCGGCGGAGCCGGCGCAGCCGGTCGAGCGGGCGGAGCTTCTCCAGCGGCAGGAAGCTGGTCATCGCCACCAGGTGCGGGGCGAACGAGATGGTGATCGTCGCGATGGTGACGACGTGGAACGAGTAGAAGAAGCCGATCGTGGCGTGCCGCCAGCGCTCCGGGAGCAGGAACACCAGGGGGCTGAGCAGTTCGAAGGCGAGGATGCCGAACTGGGCCACGATCAGCAGGTACGGCACCTGGGCGATCAGGTCGGCCAGGTCGGTGCCGCGCCGGATGATCGCCCGGGCGAGCACCGACCCGGTCGCCCAGTCCGGCCCGCCGAAGCGCAGCTTGGCCCAGGCGGCCAGGAAGTACGTGCAGATCACCGCGATCTGGGTGACCCGCAGCGCCCAGCCGCCCGCCTCGGAGCGGGTCGGGTCCCCGTGCCGGGCCCGGCCGGCGGTGGGCAGGGCGGCCAGCGCGACGAGCAGCGCGAACCGGTCGTGGTCGACCTTCCCGTAGCTCATCGCGACGATCATCCACTGGAAGTAGAGCGCGAAGACCGTCCAGCCGAGCAGCCGGGGAGCGCGGCCGGTGGCGGCGAGCAGGGCGAGTGCGAGCAGGGCCCAGAAGACCACCGCGACCAGCCCCGGCGTCGGGGTCGGCAGCGGCAGCAGCCGGCCGATCAGCAGCGGCTGGTAGAGCTCGCCCGGGACGTCGACCCGGGTGCGCACCCAGGGCGTGAAGATCACCAGATCGGCGGCGACGAAGAGGTAGACCAGGGTGCGGAAGGCGGCGATCCGGCCCCGGGGGACCGGCTCGGTCAGCCAGCGGATCATCGGGACGCCTGCCAGCGCACGGCGGTCTCGTCGGTCCACCCGCCGGTCGGGCGGCCCTGACGGATGCCGTACCAGCGGATGACGATCCGCACCTCGACCAGTTCGGGGGCGTCGGGGTGGCGTTCGGCGTACGCCTCGGCGACCCGGCGCAGCCGGCTGGGGTCGGCGGCGTACCGGTCCTGCTGGCCCTCGATCTCGGCCCGGCGGATGCCGGTGGCGTCCTGGCCGAGCGCGACCACGGCGCCGGTGCGGTCCACCCCCTCGACCCGGGTGTCGGGGGCGGGCGCGTCCGCCGGCTCGGAGGTGGAGTACATCCGGAAGGGGCCGAACGGGAAGTGGTCGTCGACGCCCCAGAGCGTGCCCGCGAGCAGCAGCGCGAGGCCGAGCGCGGTGGCACCCAGCCGGGCCGCGCGACCGCGGGGGGTCAACGTCTCCATCGGATCGTGACGATACGGGATCGGCGCTCTCCGGCGGGTCCCCCGCACGGCCGGTGACCAGTCCGCGTGTCGGCCCCGGCCGTACGGTCGCGGCCGGCCGAGCGGCCACGCGGTTTGCGGCGAAGTCGCGGTGTTCCGCCACGAGGACACCGCGACTCGCCGCAAACCGTGCGCGCTCCCGGGCGAGGGGCGGGCGGGCATGCCGACGGCCGGGCCCGCGGTGCGGCGGGCCCGGCCGGGGTCGGGATGCTCAGTGCTTGTGTTCGGACAGCTGCTTGCGGACGTCGTCCATGTCCAGCGCCCGGACCTGCTCGATCAGGTTCTCCAGGGCGGACTCGGGCAGCGCGCCCGGCTGGGCGAAGACGATCACGCCGTCCCGGATCGCCATGATGGTCGGGATCGACCGGATGTCGAACTTGGCGCCCAGCTCCTGCTGCGCCTCGGTGTCGACCTTGCCGAAGACGATGTCCGGGTGCTTCTGCGAGGAGCGCTCGTAGACCGGGGCGAACCGCTTGCACGGGCCGCACCACTCGGCCCAGAAGTCGACGAGCACGATGCCGTCGCTCTCGGTCACCTCGTCGAAGTTGGCCGTGGTCAGCTCAACCGTTGCCATTGCACTCTCCGATCAGCGCGGATTGTTTTCCGTCCGGTAGAACCAGGGCAGTCCCGGTTGAATTCCCGACCCGCGAGGGCCGAAACCGGACGACGTCGGCGGCCCGGGCCTGCGACTTCATCGAGACACATCTGTCCGTCCCGTGGTGCGGAACGCAAATGCATCACGCACTTGCGTAACGTGACGTGATGGGAGCGTTTCCAAGGAGATCCGCACGATAGAAGGCTACGAATCGGTAACTTGGGGGTTGACAAGCAGGGATCCGGCCTGCGGAGATCGCTTTTGTCCAGTGAGATCGTCACTCAGGGTGATGTAACAAAAAGATAAATGTGATGTCCGTCTCTGTCGATGTGTCGTGCTCGTGGGGCAGAATCTTGGGCATCAGAGCGTGGGCGGCGGGTGCCGGGGAGGGCCCCGCCGCTCATTGCGTCTCCCCCCAGGCAGCGCCCGGTGTGACATTTCCGCCCGGCCAGCGCCCCCGGTGCCTCCTTAACAAGCGGTAAGGCATGCTGTGGCGAACTCGTCGCCGCCCGTCGAAGGGGACCAGGATGCAGTTCGGCCGCTACTACGAGGAGTTCGAGGTCGGCGCGGTCTACCGGCACTGGCCGGGCAAGACCGTCACCGAGTACGACGACCACCTCTTCTGCCTGCTCACCATGAACCACCACCCGTTGCACATGGACGCCCACTACGCCGAGTCGGCGACCCACTTCAAGCGCAACGTCGTGGTCGGCAACTACATCTACTCGCTGCTCCTGGGCATGTCCGTGCCGGACGTCAGCGGCAAGGCGATCGCCAACCTGGAGGTCGAGTCGCTGCGGCACGTGGCCCCGACCTTCCACGGCGACACCATCTACGGCGAGACCACCGTGCTCGACAAGCGCGAGTCCGGCTCGAAGCCGGACCGGGGCGTCGTGTCGGTGGAGACCCGTGGCTACAACCAGGACGGCACCATGGTCTGCGTCTTCCGCCGCAAGGTGATGGTGCCCAAGAAGGAGTACGCCGTGGCGGCGGCGCCCGACGGCGTCGACCCGGAGCGGCCCAGCTTCCCCGAGCCCCGCTGAGCACGGCCCCACGCCCCACCCCGGGCCCCGTCCCCGCCGAACCGGCGGGGACGGGGCCCGGGCCGCTCCCGGCGGCTTATGCTGACGCCGGAGGTCTTCAGATGAGCCACTCCCTCGCCGGAGAGCCGCCCTCTGCCGGACGCCGTGCCGCACCGCTGACCACCGCCGTCTACTCCGCCGCCGAGTGGGACCTGCTGACCACCCTGCCCGGCCGGGTGCTCGTGGCCGCCGCCTCGCCCACCCCGGGCCGTCCGCCCCGTGGGGTGGCCGCCGGACTCGCCGGACTCGACGCGGTCGCCGCCGGCCGGGCCTTCGACAGCGATCTCGTCCGGGCCGTCGTCGCGGCGATCTACGCCCGGCACGACGGCGCGCCGGCCCCGGCCGACCGCCTCGCCGACCTGGTGGACCTGCTGGCCGCCTGCCGGGCGGCGGTACGGGTGCTGCGCCGGCGCGCCGACCCGGCCGACTCGGCCGCGTACCGGCAGTGGCTGGAGTCGGTGGCCGTGCGGGTGTGCCACGCCGACGACCTCACCGGCCCGGCCGACCGGCGCTTCCTCCACCGGCTCGGCGACGCCCTGGAACTGCGATGACGAGGGTGACGTCGGGCGGTCGCCCGAGGCTGCGTACCCTCTGGTGACCGTGACCGAGGACCAGCTCGACGTGGGGGTCGGCCCGTGGCCCGGCGACCTGCCGGACGACCCCCGGTACGACCCGGAACTGCTCGCCCACGGCGACCGGCGCAACGTGGTCGACCGCTACCGGTACTGGCGGCGGGAGGCCGTCGTCGCGGACCTCGACGAGCGCCGGCACGACTTCCACGTGGCGATCGAGAACTGGCAGCACGACTTCAACATCGGCACGGTGGTCCGCAACGCCAACGCCTTCCTCGCCGCCGAGGTGCACATCGTCGGGCTGCGCCGCTGGAACCGGCGGGGCGCCATGGTGACCGACCGCTACCAGCACGTCCGGCACCACCCGACGATCGAGGAGTTCGTGGACTGGGCGGCCGGGGCCGGCCTGCCGGTGGTGGGCATCGACAACCTGCCGGGCTCCCGGCCGTTGGAGACCACCACCCTGCCCCGGCGCTGCGTGCTCCTGTTCGGCCAGGAGGGGCCGGGCCTCTCCGACCCGGCCCGCGCCGCCTGCGACCAGCTCTTCTCGATCGCCCAGTACGGCTCGACCCGGTCGATCAACGCCGGGGTGGCCAGCGGTATCGCCATGCACGCCTGGATCCGCGCCCACGCCGGCCCGCCGCCGGCCTGAGGGACGCGCGTCACCGCCCGGGGTGACGGGCGTCACCCTCCGTGCCGGCCCGATCGTCCACTCGGTTGGGAGTGGTCCCGTGGGCGGTGGAAACGGCTGCTCCGCTTGACGGCGCCCGGCGCCGGGGTGACGGTGGGGTGGTGAGTGTCGTGGTGAGTTGTCCCAGATGCGGCGGGCCGGTGCGGTCTCCGGACCTCATGCACGCCGAGTCCCGCTGCGTGCGGTGCGGGCCGGTCGCGCCGCTGCACGTGCCCGAGCACATCGACGGTCAGATCGTGGCGAGCGTGGTCGACCGGGTCGCCGCCGACGGGGCGGCGGAGCGGCCGGGCGTACCGCTGTGGTGCCCGTGGCCGCTGCCGCCGGGCTGGACGGTGACCGGGGTCGCCTGGGCCGGTGACGACGCGACCGGGGTGCGGGCCACCGCGGTCGCCTGCGCCGGGCCGGCGCCGCTCGGCGGTGGGCCGGCCGACCTGGTCCTGGTGGCCGAGGAGCCGGGCGTCGGGCTGGGCACCCGCTTCGCCGGAGTGTCCGGAACGGACCCGGGGCCGGAACTCGCCGAGGCGCTGACCGGGCCGGGGGCGGGGCTGGGCCACCCGGAGCACGTCGAGCCCGCCCGGATCAAGGTGGCCGGGCATCCGACTCCACTGTGGCTCGTGGATTCGGCCACGGATCGAAGCGCGTACGCCGGCGAGGCTCGGGGAATGTGGCTCCATGCGATAGCCTGGCCGGCGAGCGCGGGTCACCTCCTCGCGGAAGATGTCGTCCTGCACGACCTCACCGAGTGGACTCCGCCCGAGCTCGTGTACGGCGCACCGTCCCCGTACCTGCACGGCAAGGCGTGACCCTGCCGGGCTTGTCGGGGAACGGACGCAGATATTCACTGTACGACACCAGACTGATACTCTGGGTGCCGCTGCGGTAATCGGACCCGGCGCCGCGCGAGAGGATGGCCCGCTATGGTCAAGAAGGTCCTCACCTGGGCCGGCATCGCGTTCTTGATCTTCTTTGTCGCGTACCGGCCCAACTCCGCCGCAGACGTCTTCAAGTCGCTCGGCGGCGGCATCATGGACATCGCCCAGGGCTTCGGCGACTTCTTCACCAGCCTGGTCGCCTAACCGTCGATGGGCAGCCCCTCCGGACCCCCCTTCGACCCCGACGACCCGGACCGGGAGCGTCGGGAGCGGGACACCGAACCGATCCCGAGGTACCGGCCCGACGACGCGCCGAACCCCGGGCCGGGTCCGGGCATGTCGGACGGTCCGTTCCTCTCCGACGACGTCGGCTACGGCGTCGGCCCCGGCTATCCGGGAGAGGGGCGCTCCGGGCGGGCCTGGGTGGGTGATCCCGACCAGCCGCCCACCATCTCCGAAGAGGAACTGGCCGGCCTGCGCGCCGACGCGCAGGGCATGGCGCCCCGCCGGGTGCTGCCGCTGGAGGACGAGCCCAGCTCGCTGGTGGCCCGCTACCTCTTCCCCACCGAGCGGTACCGGGGCGAGTGGAAGCGGCACTGGGTCCACCTCACCACACCGATCATCGTGGGCATCGCCGCGACCTTCGTGCTCGGCTACCTATCCGGCTTCCTCGCCGGCCAGGACGTCGGCGCCCTCACCACCATCGCGGTGCTGCTCTGGTTCGCGGTGATGGGCTGGGTGGCCTGGAAGGTCGCCGACTGGTGGTACGACCGCTTCATCCTGACCAACAAGCGGGTCATGGTGGTCAACGGCATCATCACCCGGAAGGTGGCCATGATGCCGCTGACCCGGGTCACCGACATGAAGTACGAGCAGTCCCCGACCGGCCGCGCGCTCAACTACGGCACCTTCGTGCTGGAGTCCGCCGGCCAGGAGCAGGCGCTGCGCGAGATCAAGAACCTGCCCAACCCGAACGAGCTCTACCTGCGCGTCGTCGAGGAGATGTACGAGCCGCAGGCGGTCGAGGCGCGGCTGGGCAAGGAGGCCGACGAGGCGAAGGCCGACGACGGCGCCTGAAGGTTTTCGTCCGTCCGTCGGAGCAACTGCGAACCAATCGCCGTCGACCCCGCCGCCGCGGTCATGGCACCCTGCCAGGGACGACAGGGCACGGAGGTGAGCGGTGGGCGAGCGGGACCCGCTGGAGGAGGAGTTCCGCGAGTTCGTCGCGGCCCGCTCCGGCGCCCTGCTGCGCACCGCGTACCTGCTGGCCGGGGACTGGGCCACCGCCGAGGACCTGCTCCAGACCGCGCTCACCAAGACGTACCTGGCCTGGAAGCGGCTCGGCGGGATCGAGGCCGTCGAGCCGTACGCCCGGCGGGTCATGGTCAACACCTCCACCAGCTGGTGGAGGCGGCGCTGGCACGGTGAACGCCCCACCGAGGTGCTGCCCGAGCGGGCCGGCGTCGACGAGATCGCCCAGCAGCTAGACCGGGACGTGCTCTGGCGGCACCTGAGCGCGCTGCCCGCCCGGCAACGGGCGGTGCTGGTGCTCCGCTACTACGAGGACATGTCCGAGGCGCAGACCGCCGCCCTGCTGGAGATCTCGCCGGGCACGGTGAAGAGCCAGACCTCCCGGGCCCTGGCCACACTGCGCCGCCGGCTCGGCGAGGAGGCGGCCCTGGAACTGCCGGACGAGCGGCGGACGAGCGCCCCGGCCCCGGCCCCGGCTGCCCGCCCAGCCCGGGTGCGGCCCGGCACGCCGGCCGAACCCCCGCCGCCGCAGCGGTCGGGCCGCCCGGCCGCCCTCGACCCGCACGCCCACGACGGTGGCCGCCCGCCCGCGCCGGTCCCGGTGGACGCCGACGGCCGCACGTCGCCGCCGGTCCCGGTCCACAGCGGGCGGAGCACACCGACCCCGGTGCCGGCCCGCGGCGGGCAGCCCGCCGGGGCGCCGACGGTCGGAGCCGGCCGGACCCGGACGGCCACGGTCGGCGGGGAGGCACGATGACCGCCCGGGCCGACAACCGGACCGGCGGTCCGGAGCGTTCCACAGCTGTGACGCGCGACGACCTGGAAGGTGCGCTGCGGGAGACCCTGTCCCGCCGGGTCGCCGCGCCCCCACCACTGGCCGTCGACCCGGCGGGGCTGGCGATCCGGCAGGGCCGGCGCATCCGACGCCGGCGCATGCTGACCGGGGTCGGCCTCGCCATGGTCGCCACCTCGGCGCTCACCGCCGGGATGGCTCAGCTCAGCGACCACCCCGGCCGGGTCAGCACCCCCGTGGTGGTGCTCGGCGGTCCGACCGTCGCCGCCTCGTCCTGGCCGGTCGCCCCGGCACCCGACTCCCCACCGGCCGACGGCCAGGCGGAACTCGTCGTCGGCGGCGCCCTGCTCACCGCCGACGGCAAACGGCACGACCTGGGGCTCGGCCCGGTCGAGCGGGCCCAGCGACTGCCCGAGCGCGGCGGCTGGCTGGTGGTCTCCGCCCGCACGCCCGGCGGCCGCACCCTGTGGGTCGTACCCCCGGGCGAGTCGCCGCAGGTGCTGCTGGCCGGCGCGGAGGAGATCGCCCTGACCGCCGACGGGCGGCGGGTGGGCTGGCGCGACGGCGACGGCCTCTACGTGGCCGGCCTCGTCGGCCGGCAACTCGTCGCCGCCACCGGCACCACCGGCGTGGCCGACGCGGTGCCGGTCCGCTTCGTCGGCGACCGCCTGCTGGTGCGCGCCCGCGACGGCGGTCACCTGCTCTGGCAGCCGGGCGCGGGGCCGCTGCCCGCCGCCGACCGGGACGTCCTCGACGTCTACGGCGTGCGGCCCGACGGCCGGCTCGCCGCCCGGGTGCCCGCCGCCGACTCCCGCCGGTCCTGCCTGGCCCTGCTCGACCCGGCGACGCTGGAGCCGGCCCGTACCGGCTGCGGGGCCGCCCCGACCGGCGACGGCCTCGGCGCGGTCTCCGCCGACGGCCGCTGGCTGCTGGTCAACGGCTCCGGGGGCACGGGTGGCGCCCTGCTGGTGGACCTGACCAGTCCGGGCCTCACCGCGCGGGCCGCCGGTCCGGCCGTCAGCGGCGCGGTGGCGTGGAGCGGCTCGACCGTCGCCACCTACGTCGACCGGGGCGGGGTGCTGGCCCGGGTCCGCCCCGACCGGACGCTGGCCGGGGAGTGGGCCTCCTCGACCCGGCTCAGCGGCGTCACCGCCGGGGACCGTCCGGTCGTGGTCACCGGCGGCTCCTGAGCGGCCGGACGGTAGCGTCGGGGCGTGACCCCGGCGATCGACCTGCACGCCCACTCCACCGCCAGCGACGGCACGCTGACCCCGGCCGAGCTGGTGCGGGCCGCCGCCGACGCCGGCCTGGACGTCGTCGCGATCACCGACCACGACACCACCGGCGGTTGGGACGCCGCCGTGCGCGCCCTCCCGCCCGGCCTCACCCTGATCCGCGGGGCGGAGATCTCCTGCCGGTGGCACGGCGTCGAGCCGGCGGTGCCGCTGCACCTGCTGGCGTACCTCTTCGACCCCGGCCATCCCGAGTTGGTCGACGAGCTGGCCCGGGTCCGGGCCGCCCGGGAGGTGCGCGGCGAGCGGATCGTCCGGCTGCTCCAGGCCGACGGGATCGACATCAGCTGGTCGGAGATCATCACCGCCGCCGGGGGCGGCACGGTCGGCCGCCCGCACATCGCGGCGGCGCTGATCCGGGCCGGCCTGGTCGCCAGCACCACCGAGGCGTTCGGGCCGGACTGGCTCGGCGAGCGGTACCGGCTACCGAAGGACGACATCGACGTCTTCCGGGCGGTCGAGCTGGTCCGGGCCGCCGGCGGCGTACCGGTGTTCGCCCATCCCCGGGCGACCCGGCGGGGACGGATCGTGCCGGACGAGCTGATCGTCGCGCTGGCCGACGCCGGGCTGGCCGGCCTGGAGGCCGACCACGAGGACCACTCACCGGCCGAGGCCGCGCACGTACGGGGCCTCGCCGCCGAACTGGGCCTGCTGGTCACCGGCTCGTCGGACTTCCACGGCACGCACAAGAGCGTCCGGCTCGGCGCGCACACCACCGCCGTCGAGGCGTACGAGAGGATCGTCGCGCAGGCGCGCGGGGTGACGCCGGTCGCTTCCGGCTGATCCGCGTTTCCGCCCTCAGCGGCGCGGCTACCGTTACCCGGTGGATCTCAAGCTCTTCGGCGAGGTCTTCGTGACCCTGCTGGTCATCGTCGACCCGCCGGGCATGATGCCGATCTTCCTCGCCCTGACCGGCCCGCTGCCGGCCCGTGACCGCCACCGGGCCGCCTGGCAGGCCGTCGCGCTGGCGCTCGGCGTCATCGTGATCTTCGCGGTGGCGGGCCAGACCCTTCTCGACTACCTG
This genomic interval from Micromonospora coxensis contains the following:
- a CDS encoding cellulose binding domain-containing protein — translated: MPQPPPPADASRELLQTLLTVLSARWASGPAGRTHPTGEPVQTTSPRPRRTKAVVVLDLAATVPTAIRRALTGRGDGSRLLGWSVLAVLAVVVAAVLLVASVLRDPERLAPAAQDPAPPAGAVIVPEPVATRDTAGPATPRASVSARPSSGPRRSTPARPSPAGTPDGTPPSRPTTPAPAALGADFVIESPQLLSYGAAVTINNPGAVPATGWTLVVTLPRDSLDVTHVDGARATQSGATWTFVPDDTTGLVAGQGQVRVTFRVTGPPQTSAPTACTVDGTACGGVAG
- a CDS encoding thiol-disulfide oxidoreductase DCC family protein; the encoded protein is MERSTFVYDGDCAFCTRCAEFIERRIPTTARVVPWQFADLDALGLTEAECEEAVQWVGADGSRAAGPDAIARLLGDSGALWRVAGAGLRIPPVRLAAWPAYRWVARNRHRLPGGTAACAVPSARRD
- a CDS encoding SigE family RNA polymerase sigma factor gives rise to the protein MGERDPLEEEFREFVAARSGALLRTAYLLAGDWATAEDLLQTALTKTYLAWKRLGGIEAVEPYARRVMVNTSTSWWRRRWHGERPTEVLPERAGVDEIAQQLDRDVLWRHLSALPARQRAVLVLRYYEDMSEAQTAALLEISPGTVKSQTSRALATLRRRLGEEAALELPDERRTSAPAPAPAARPARVRPGTPAEPPPPQRSGRPAALDPHAHDGGRPPAPVPVDADGRTSPPVPVHSGRSTPTPVPARGGQPAGAPTVGAGRTRTATVGGEAR
- a CDS encoding DUF6758 family protein encodes the protein MSCPRCGGPVRSPDLMHAESRCVRCGPVAPLHVPEHIDGQIVASVVDRVAADGAAERPGVPLWCPWPLPPGWTVTGVAWAGDDATGVRATAVACAGPAPLGGGPADLVLVAEEPGVGLGTRFAGVSGTDPGPELAEALTGPGAGLGHPEHVEPARIKVAGHPTPLWLVDSATDRSAYAGEARGMWLHAIAWPASAGHLLAEDVVLHDLTEWTPPELVYGAPSPYLHGKA
- a CDS encoding MaoC family dehydratase translates to MQFGRYYEEFEVGAVYRHWPGKTVTEYDDHLFCLLTMNHHPLHMDAHYAESATHFKRNVVVGNYIYSLLLGMSVPDVSGKAIANLEVESLRHVAPTFHGDTIYGETTVLDKRESGSKPDRGVVSVETRGYNQDGTMVCVFRRKVMVPKKEYAVAAAPDGVDPERPSFPEPR
- a CDS encoding HTTM domain-containing protein, whose product is MIRWLTEPVPRGRIAAFRTLVYLFVAADLVIFTPWVRTRVDVPGELYQPLLIGRLLPLPTPTPGLVAVVFWALLALALLAATGRAPRLLGWTVFALYFQWMIVAMSYGKVDHDRFALLVALAALPTAGRARHGDPTRSEAGGWALRVTQIAVICTYFLAAWAKLRFGGPDWATGSVLARAIIRRGTDLADLIAQVPYLLIVAQFGILAFELLSPLVFLLPERWRHATIGFFYSFHVVTIATITISFAPHLVAMTSFLPLEKLRPLDRLRRLRRRDPPNPVDHTAGQAVTTPVDDVRATPLPQS
- a CDS encoding PH domain-containing protein, translated to MGSPSGPPFDPDDPDRERRERDTEPIPRYRPDDAPNPGPGPGMSDGPFLSDDVGYGVGPGYPGEGRSGRAWVGDPDQPPTISEEELAGLRADAQGMAPRRVLPLEDEPSSLVARYLFPTERYRGEWKRHWVHLTTPIIVGIAATFVLGYLSGFLAGQDVGALTTIAVLLWFAVMGWVAWKVADWWYDRFILTNKRVMVVNGIITRKVAMMPLTRVTDMKYEQSPTGRALNYGTFVLESAGQEQALREIKNLPNPNELYLRVVEEMYEPQAVEARLGKEADEAKADDGA
- a CDS encoding PHP domain-containing protein; translation: MTPAIDLHAHSTASDGTLTPAELVRAAADAGLDVVAITDHDTTGGWDAAVRALPPGLTLIRGAEISCRWHGVEPAVPLHLLAYLFDPGHPELVDELARVRAAREVRGERIVRLLQADGIDISWSEIITAAGGGTVGRPHIAAALIRAGLVASTTEAFGPDWLGERYRLPKDDIDVFRAVELVRAAGGVPVFAHPRATRRGRIVPDELIVALADAGLAGLEADHEDHSPAEAAHVRGLAAELGLLVTGSSDFHGTHKSVRLGAHTTAVEAYERIVAQARGVTPVASG
- the trxA gene encoding thioredoxin, encoding MATVELTTANFDEVTESDGIVLVDFWAEWCGPCKRFAPVYERSSQKHPDIVFGKVDTEAQQELGAKFDIRSIPTIMAIRDGVIVFAQPGALPESALENLIEQVRALDMDDVRKQLSEHKH
- a CDS encoding TrmH family RNA methyltransferase encodes the protein MTEDQLDVGVGPWPGDLPDDPRYDPELLAHGDRRNVVDRYRYWRREAVVADLDERRHDFHVAIENWQHDFNIGTVVRNANAFLAAEVHIVGLRRWNRRGAMVTDRYQHVRHHPTIEEFVDWAAGAGLPVVGIDNLPGSRPLETTTLPRRCVLLFGQEGPGLSDPARAACDQLFSIAQYGSTRSINAGVASGIAMHAWIRAHAGPPPA
- a CDS encoding Rv2578c family radical SAM protein, which codes for MRWENLSAPPDEGHPDGSAPATPPLPLALPGAVARTFDTPGFAGMTFYEVRAKSIINRVPGTSQVPFEWTINPYRGCTHACRYCFARNTHTYLDLDAGADFDRKVIVKVNAGELVRRELAAPRWRGAHVAMGTNVDCYQRAEGRYRLMPPIIEALRDFANPFSILTKGTLILRDLPLLRQAAAVTRVGVSYSVGFVDEALWRTVEPGTPSPRRRLDAVRQLTDAGFEVGVLMAPILPGLSDSDDSIEATVSAIAAAGATSVTPLALHLRTGAREWYAHWLAREYPHLVPRYRRLYRAGAYAPQAYQRELTARVRMAARRHGLHRAEGGDQRPPSPAPPPPAAEQLSLL